The Lentisphaera araneosa HTCC2155 genome has a window encoding:
- a CDS encoding arylsulfatase — protein MKYISVFVFLMFAANSADKPNIIFIMCDDMGYGQLGSYGQKMIKTPRLDQMAKEGLRLTDYYAGTAVCAPSRCSLMTGQHVGHTYIRGNKEYPTGQEPIPAETITVAEKMKEAGYATALIGKWGLGYPGSEGEPNKQGFDYFFGYNDQKHAHNHFPKFLLRNEETLTLKNNSGKEIEYSQYMLTDEAKGFIKKNKDNPFFLYLAYVIPHSRLQIPGDDECYLQYKDESWPEKQKKHAGMISRLDKDVGSILDLLKEMNLAENTLVVFTSDNGAHREGGARPEFFNDSGPLSGIKRSMYEGGVRVPFIAHWPGVIKPGQVSNHIGAHWDLMPTACELGGVQPPEGIDGISYVPLLKGNMEEQEKHDYLYFELHWPTKRGVRKGDWVALQSKTSAIDPNKDTIKLFNLKNDLGQKKDLATQYPEKVEEFKKIFLEAHTPAPLFEFGQAKPKRNKKGKK, from the coding sequence ATGAAGTATATTTCTGTATTCGTCTTTCTTATGTTTGCGGCCAATAGCGCTGATAAACCAAATATTATTTTCATCATGTGTGATGATATGGGCTATGGTCAGCTGGGTTCATACGGCCAGAAAATGATCAAAACGCCTCGGCTTGATCAAATGGCCAAAGAAGGACTTCGTTTGACTGATTATTACGCAGGGACAGCAGTTTGTGCCCCCTCGCGCTGTTCATTGATGACAGGTCAACATGTGGGGCACACTTATATTCGAGGGAATAAGGAATACCCCACTGGTCAGGAGCCTATTCCTGCAGAGACAATTACAGTGGCTGAAAAGATGAAAGAAGCTGGTTATGCTACTGCATTGATTGGCAAGTGGGGTTTAGGTTACCCAGGCAGTGAAGGTGAACCAAATAAACAGGGCTTTGATTACTTTTTTGGATATAATGACCAAAAGCATGCTCATAATCATTTTCCGAAATTTCTTCTTAGAAATGAGGAAACCCTTACTCTTAAAAATAATTCCGGCAAAGAGATCGAGTACAGTCAATATATGCTAACAGACGAAGCTAAAGGCTTCATTAAAAAGAATAAAGATAATCCGTTTTTTCTCTACTTGGCTTATGTGATTCCCCACTCAAGGCTTCAAATTCCCGGAGATGATGAATGTTACCTTCAATACAAGGATGAATCCTGGCCTGAGAAACAGAAAAAGCATGCGGGTATGATTAGTCGCCTGGATAAAGATGTGGGATCAATTTTAGATCTGCTGAAAGAAATGAACTTAGCTGAAAATACACTGGTCGTTTTTACCAGTGATAATGGAGCTCATAGAGAAGGTGGAGCTCGACCTGAATTTTTTAATGACAGCGGCCCCCTAAGTGGTATTAAACGCAGTATGTATGAAGGTGGGGTTCGTGTTCCATTTATTGCTCATTGGCCAGGTGTTATTAAACCAGGACAAGTCAGTAATCATATCGGAGCTCACTGGGACTTGATGCCGACAGCCTGTGAGTTGGGTGGAGTTCAGCCACCAGAGGGAATTGATGGGATTAGCTATGTTCCCTTATTGAAAGGAAATATGGAAGAGCAGGAAAAACATGATTATCTGTACTTTGAGCTGCATTGGCCGACTAAGCGTGGCGTGAGAAAGGGCGATTGGGTTGCCTTGCAGTCGAAAACAAGCGCAATAGATCCGAATAAGGACACCATAAAATTATTTAATTTAAAAAATGACCTTGGACAGAAAAAAGATTTAGCGACGCAGTACCCGGAAAAGGTTGAGGAATTTAAAAAAATATTTTTAGAGGCGCATACTCCAGCTCCTTTATTCGAATTCGGTCAAGCTAAGCCTAAACGAAATAAAAAGGGTAAAAAATAA
- a CDS encoding arylsulfatase, with the protein MKILFTVLTLISMPLLAQMKPNIIYILCDDLGYGEVGYNGQKMIQTPELDKLASKGMRFTDHYCGNAVCAPSRASLITGKHPGHAFIRANSPGYPDGQTPIPADSETLGKLMKRAGYATACIGKWGLGGFHNAGNPHKQGFDHFYGYTDQRKAHNYYPEYLWRNGEKEMLNNKNGEENDYSHDLMTVDALKYIEEKKDQPFFLYLAYLIPHVKYQVPDLAQYKDKDWPKEMKIHAAMTSRMDRDIGTIARRLEELGIADNTLIMFNSDNGAHGKSNSEKFFNTSGDLKGLKRSMYDGGVRSPMIAYWPGTIQAGSVSDHISAFWDMMPTFSELTGEPFKGETDGISMLPTLLGKDSEQKQHKYLYWELYESNKPNCAIRFGKWKGVVLDRRKGLNIELYDMSGDQSESKNLAAQYPEVVDEIRKMMVEAHVKSPYWDKDFKPLYNAKAACEDTGVKPMPRQKSKKKKSSKKK; encoded by the coding sequence ATGAAGATATTATTTACGGTATTAACACTCATCTCGATGCCTTTACTGGCTCAAATGAAACCCAACATCATTTATATTTTATGCGATGATCTCGGTTATGGTGAGGTTGGTTATAATGGTCAGAAAATGATTCAGACTCCCGAGCTGGATAAACTCGCTTCCAAAGGCATGCGCTTTACGGATCATTATTGTGGGAACGCAGTTTGCGCACCATCGCGAGCTTCCCTAATTACAGGGAAACATCCTGGGCACGCTTTTATTCGTGCAAATAGTCCTGGTTACCCCGATGGGCAAACACCCATTCCAGCTGATTCAGAAACGCTAGGTAAGCTCATGAAGCGTGCGGGTTACGCAACGGCTTGTATCGGTAAATGGGGACTAGGTGGTTTTCACAATGCGGGCAATCCCCATAAGCAGGGTTTTGATCATTTTTACGGTTATACAGATCAGCGTAAGGCGCACAATTATTATCCTGAATACCTTTGGCGTAACGGCGAAAAAGAAATGCTCAATAATAAGAATGGCGAAGAAAATGATTACAGTCACGACCTGATGACAGTGGATGCATTGAAGTATATTGAAGAGAAGAAAGACCAGCCTTTTTTCCTTTACCTCGCTTACCTCATTCCCCACGTGAAATATCAGGTGCCAGATTTGGCGCAGTACAAAGACAAAGATTGGCCCAAAGAAATGAAAATTCACGCCGCGATGACTTCGCGTATGGATCGCGATATTGGCACAATTGCACGTCGTTTAGAAGAACTGGGCATTGCCGACAATACCTTAATCATGTTTAACAGTGATAATGGGGCTCATGGTAAATCGAATTCTGAGAAGTTTTTTAATACCTCAGGTGATCTAAAGGGTTTAAAAAGAAGTATGTATGATGGAGGGGTGCGTTCACCTATGATCGCTTATTGGCCAGGTACCATTCAGGCGGGAAGTGTGAGTGATCATATCTCGGCGTTTTGGGATATGATGCCAACCTTTTCGGAGCTCACCGGTGAGCCTTTTAAAGGAGAGACAGATGGGATTTCCATGTTGCCAACATTATTGGGAAAAGATTCTGAACAGAAGCAGCATAAATACCTTTACTGGGAGCTTTATGAGAGTAATAAGCCGAATTGTGCGATTCGCTTTGGGAAATGGAAGGGCGTTGTGCTCGATAGACGCAAAGGGCTCAATATAGAGCTCTATGATATGAGTGGAGATCAAAGCGAGTCAAAAAATCTAGCTGCACAATACCCTGAAGTTGTGGATGAAATCCGCAAAATGATGGTCGAAGCCCACGTCAAAAGTCCCTATTGGGATAAAGACTTTAAACCACTTTATAATGCCAAAGCAGCATGTGAAGATACTGGTGTTAAACCCATGCCTAGACAAAAATCTAAAAAGAAAAAAAGTTCAAAGAAAAAGTAA